One Salvelinus namaycush isolate Seneca chromosome 4, SaNama_1.0, whole genome shotgun sequence genomic window carries:
- the LOC120046228 gene encoding transmembrane protein 180-like — MGRRGCRLAVSTGVSTAVLYGSLALFVSILHNVFLLYYVETFVSVYKIDKLSFWVGEAVFLIWNSLNDPLFGWLSDRSFLSSSQSGTQISSPEVVLKRLAALSRNGPLFAISFLAFWVSWARPGIQFLVCLCLYDGFLTVVDLNHNALLADLAVSANDRTRLNFHCSLFSALGSLSVFLSYSVWDKGDFHSFRLFCVTLAAVSALGFATVSRLLTRRFEKEARLRQDEALALKELSIVQNPLTQQEKPVTLGEYLRQLSKHRNFMWFASMNLVQVFHCHFNSNFFPLFLEHLLSDSISASTGSILLGISYIAPHLNNLYFLTLCQRYGVYTVIRWLFLVKLALSVAMLLAGADQVYLLCIFIASNRVFTEGTCKLLNLVITDLVDEDFVVNRRQQAASALLFGMVALVTKPGQTFAPLIGTWLLCVYTGYDIFERNSVQDSAAAPPVLDLASSTVPLRQGCFYLLVFVPISCALLQLMAWSRFTLHGRRLQGVKAQRQGAQHSHLMDVKAI, encoded by the exons ATGGGTAGGAGGGGCTGCAGGCTAGCTGTCTCCACTGGTGTCTCCACTGCAGTCCTCTACGGCTCCCTGGCCCTTTTTGTCTCCATCCTGCACAACGTCTTCCTGCTGTACTATGTGGAGACCTTTGTCTCTGTTTACAAGATCGACAAGCTCTCCTTCTGGGTGGGAGAG GCAGTTTTTCTGATATGGAACAGCTTGAACGACCCTCTCTTCGGCTGGCTGAGTGACCGCTCCTTCCTCAGCTCCTCACA GTCTGGCACCCAGATCTCCAGCCCAGAGGTGGTACTAAAGCGGTTGGCGGCCCTCTCCCGGAATGGCCCCCTGTTCGCCATCTCGTTCCTGGCCTTTTGGGTGTCATGGGCACGGCCGGGCATCCAGTTCCTAGTGTGCTTGTGCCTGTACGACGGATTCCTCACCGTGGTGGACCTCAACCACAACGCCCTGCTGGCCGACCTGGCCGTGTCGGCCAACGACCGCACGCGCCTCAACTTCCACTGCTCGCTGTTCAGCGCCCTGGGCTCGCTCTCCGTCTTCCTGTCCTACAGCGTCTGGGACAAGGGCGACTTCCACTCGTTCCGGCTCTTCTGCGTGACGCTGGCTGCCGTCTCGGCACTGGGTTTCGCCACTGTGTCGCGCCTGTTGACGAGGCGATTTGAGAAGGAGGCGCGTCTGAGGCAGGACGAGGCACTGGCACTAAAAGA gTTGAGCATTGTCCAGAACCCTCTGACTCAGCAGGAGAAGCCAGTCACTCTAGGAGAGTATCTAAGGCAGCTCTCCAAGCACAGAAACTTTATGTGGTTCGCCTCTATGAACCTGGTCCAGGTGTTTCACTGTCACTTCAACAGCAACTTCTTCCCTCTGTTCCTGGAGCACCTCCTCTCTGACAGCATCTCTGCCTCCACTGGCTCCATTCTGCTGG GGATCTCCTACATAGCGCCCCACCTGAACAACCTGTATTTCCTGACCCTGTGCCAGCGTTACGGGGTGTACACGGTCATCCGCTGGCTGTTCCTGGTCAAACTAGCCCTCAGTGTGGCCATGCTGCTGGCCGGGGCCGACCAGGTCTACCTGCTGTGCATCTTCATTGCcag TAACCGAGTGTTTACGGAGGGCACCTGCAAGCTGTTGAACCTGGTTATCACGGACTTGGTGGACGAGGACTTTGTGGTGAACCGGCGCCAGCAGGCGGCGTCGGCGCTGCTCTTCGGCATGGTGGCCCTAGTGACCAAGCCTGGCCAGACCTTCGCCCCTCTCATCGGCACCTGGCTGCTGTGTGTCTACACAG GCTACGATATCTTTGAGAGAAACTCCGTACAGGACTCTGCGGCAGCGCCCCCTGTCTTGGACCTAGCGAGCTCCACTGTTCCATTGCGCCAGGGCTGTTTCTACTTGCTGGTGTTTGTGCCCATCTCATGCGCCCTGCTGCAGCTAATGGCCTGGTCCCGCTTCACCCTCCACGGCCGCAGACTGCAGGGCGTCAAGGCCCAGAGGCAGGGAGCCCAGCACAGCCACCTCATGGACGTCAAGGCTATCTGA